DNA from Krasilnikovia cinnamomea:
CCCAATTGTGCCGTGCAGATGCACGTGCACGCGTACCGCACCCGATCATCGCGCTGACCAGCCCTGACGCGTTCTGCTCAGACCATTGGGCGGGCGACCGATAAGCCAGGCCGAGGGGCACGCGGGTGCCCTGGGCGGACACCGGAAGGCGACAAGGCATGACGGTCGAAGGACAGCAGGTGGAGCGGCTGAGGCCGACTCCCGCGCTCGTCATGGCCGGCGCCATGGTCGTCGTCTCGATCACGCTGTTCCTGGGCAACCTCGCCGGGCCGTGGACCCCCCTGTTCTGGAACTGGGTGCCGTCCATCGGCACCGCCGTGGCCGCCGCCGTGGTGTGCTGGCGCACCGCCACCGGTCCGGGACGGGACGCCGTCGGCCGCCGCTTCTGGCGCCTGCAGGCGCTGGCGGCCGTACTGATCGGCCTCGGTGCCAGCGGCGACGTGCGGCAGGCCGCGGCCCACCCGAACGGCTCCGGCGCACAGCACGACCTGCCCACCACGATCCTGTACTGCCTGTCGATGGCCGTCCTGCTGTGGGCGATGCTGAAGCTGCCGGTGATCCGGCACGAGCGCCGGGAGCGGCTGCTGCGGTTCGCGGGCGACGCCCTCACGGTCATGGTGACGGTGGGTCTGTTCGCCTGGTACCTGACCCGGCACGCGGTCAGCGCCTCCCTGGCCGGCAGCGACGCCCTGCCCGTCATCGTGCTGGCCACACTCGCCCTCGTCGGCGTGGCCGCCGTCGGCAAGCTGGCCATGAGCGACCTAGGTGGCCTGGACCGGATCACGGTCCGGCTGCTGGCCGGCGCGACCGCGGTGGGCGCCTTCGGCGCCGGCCTGTTCCCCCTCTTCGTCGACCTGCCGCCGGGCCTGCGCGGCTCGCAGATGTTCACGCCCGCCACCCTGCTGTTCCTGGCGTTCGCCGCCGACCGGCAGCGGCGCGCCGCGGGCGTGGCGCCCGTCGAGCGCCCCCGCCGCCGCTTCGGCGTGCTGCCGTACCTGGCGGTCGCCGCGACCGACGGCCTGCTGCTGGTGATCAGCAACGCGGTCGGGGACGGTGCGCTCGTGGTCGCGCTGGCGGCGGTCTGCCTCACCGCCCTGGTCGTGTTCCGCCAGGTCAACGCGCTGCGCGAGAACGGCCGCCTGCTGCGCCGGCTCGACGCCAACCTGGTGCAGCTCAACCAGTACCAGCACCAGCTGACCCACCGGGCCACCCACGACGGCCTCACCGACCTGGCCAACCGGGCGCTGTTCGAGCAGCACACCCGGGACGCGCTCGCCGCGGTGGCCGCCTGGGGCGCCGAAGACTCCACGCTGAGCCTGGCGCTCATCGACCTGGACGACTTCAAGGCGATCAACGACCGGCTCGGCCACGCGGTCGGTGACGCGATGCTCGTCGTGGTGGCCCAGCGACTGCGCGAATGCGTACGGGCGGAGGACGTGGTCGCCCGCCTCGGCGGCGACGAGTTCGGCCTGCTGCTGCACGGCCTGCGCGGCGACGAGGCCACCGAGGTGCTGGCCCGCATCACCGAGGCCCTGAGCCGTCCCGTGCACGCGCTCGGCTACGACCTGCTCGTACGCGCCAGCGTCGGCCTGGCCGAGGCGTGGCCCGACGCCAGCCCGCAGGAGCTGCTGCGCCGCGCCGACCTCGCCATGTACGCGGCCAAGGAGCGCGGCAAGGGCCGCCACGCCGTGTACGACGCCGAACTCGAGCAGCACCAGGCCGCCGACGCGCAGCTGGGCGCCGAGCTGCGCCAGGCCCTGGACCGCGGCGAGTTTTCGCTGGTCTACCAGCCGATCGTGCGGCTGCCCGACGGCAAGTGGACCGGCGTCGAGACGCTCGTGCGCTGGACCAGTCCCACCCGTGGGTTCGTCGGGCCGGACAAGTTCATCCCGATCGCCGAGCGCACCGGCCTGATCGTGCCGCTGGGCGACTGGATCCTGCGTACCGCGCTGCGCCAGGCGATGGCCTGGGTCCAGCAGTTCGGTGACGACGCACCGCACGAGATCGGCGTCAACGTCTCCGCGCGGCAGCTGCGCGAGCCCGGCTACGCCGAGACGGTCCGCGACGCGCTGGCCGAGTCCGGCTTCGACCCGGAGCGGCTGGTCGTCGAGGTCACCGAGACCGCGGTCTTCGACGGCGGCGTGGCGCTGGACGCCCTGCAGATGCTCGTGACCCTCGGCGTGAAGGTCGCGCTCGACGACTTCGGCACGGGCCACTCCTCGCTCGGCCTGCTGCGTACCTGTCCGGCGGACACCCTCAAGGTGGACAAGTCGTTCGTGGACGGCATCGGCGGGCGCTCGGAGGAGGCGGTCATCGCCACCGCGATGATCCAGATCACCAACGGTCTGCACCTGCAGGCGATCGCCGAGGGTGTGGAGACCGCCGAGCAGGCGGACACGCTGCACCGGCTCGGGTACCGCTTCGCCCAGGGCTACCACTTCTCCCGTCCGCTGTCGGCCCAGCAGCTCGGCGACCGGCTGACGGAGAGCATGCTGGCGCAGGCGACGCTGACGACGCGCTGAGCCGCGGTCCGGGGTCCCGGACGGCGGCGGCCATGATGCGGATCACGTGAGGTTCACACCAAGGTCAAGACGGCCGATTGATCAGACAACAATCGCCGCCTAGGACAGGGTCCAGAGTTGACTTCCCACGCATTCAAGGCCGGCGGGGCGACCCGCTGGATCCGCAACCTGCCGATGTACACCAAGATCCTGTTGATCGTCACGGTGCTGTCGCTGGTCGGTGCGGGTGTCGGCGCCTTCGCCATCGTGCAGATGGCCGGGCTCAGCCGGACCGCCGACGGCCTGTACACCGGCAGCGTCGTGCCCACCCAGCAGCTCGACCAGATCGCGGTGGACATCAGTGCCACCCGCACCGCGGTGTTCAACCACGGGCTCACCTCCTCCCCCTCGGCCAAGACCCGGTACGAGCAGGAGATCAAGAAGATCGACGCGGCGTTCGACCGGGACGTGGCCGCGTACCGCAAGGTCACGGTGAACCCCCGGCACCTCGACCGGCTGGTCGCCGCCTGGCAGGAGTACCGCACCGTACGGGACAAGCAGTTCGTCCCCGCCAGCCGCCGGCTCGCCGCACCCGACGTGGAACAGATCGGCGACAACGTCCTCGCGCCGGCCGCGGCCACGGCCACTGCCTACCTGACCGATCTGATCGCCGGGGAGAGCGCGCAGGCCAGCGCGGACGCGGCACACGCCCGGTCGCGGTACGCCACCGCCCGGACGGTGACGATCTCGGTGCTGGTGGTCGGGCTCGGCCTGGCGGCGATCTTCGGCGTGCTGGTGGCGCGTGGCCTGGTCACCCGGGTCCGCCGCCTGTCGCAGGTGATCCGCGCCCTCGCGGACGGGGACCTGACCAGGACCGCCGACGTGGACAGCCGCGACGAGGTGGGCCTGATGGGCGCCGAACTGGACCGCGCCACCCAGACGCTGCGCGCGACGATCGCCCAGATCAGCGGCAGCAGCCAGAGCCTGGCCGGTACGGCGGAGCAGATGGCCGCGATCAGCGCACAGATGGCGTCCAACGCGGGGCACACCAGTTCCCGCGCCGAGCAGGTGTCGGCGGCGGCCGTGGAGGTCTCGACCAACGTGGACACGGTCGCGGTGGCCGCCGAGGAGATGACCGCGTCGATCCGCGAGATCGCCGGCAGCGCCACCGACGCGGCCGGCATCGCCCGCGACGCGGTGCAGGTGGCGAAGGCCGCGAACACCACGATGGCCAAGCTCGGCGTCTCCTCGTCGGAGGTCGGCGACATCGTCAAGGTGATCACCTCGATCGCGGAGCAGACGAACCTGCTGGCGCTGAACGCCACCATCGAGGCGGCCCGGGCCGGCGAGGCGGGCAAGGGCTTCGCCGTGGTCGCCTCCGAGGTCAAGGACCTCGCGCAGGAGACGGCCAAGGCCACCGAGGAGATCTCGAGCCGAATCCAGGCGATCCAGACCGACACCGGTGCGGCGGTCAGCGCGATCGGCGAGATCGCCGACGTGATCGAGCGGATCAACACGTACTCGGACACGATCGCGTCCGCCGTGGAGGAGCAGACCGCCACGACCAGCGAGATCGGTCGCAACGTGGCGGGGGCGGCGGCCGGGGCCGCGGCCATCACCGAGACGATCACCGGGGTCGCCGGGGACGCCCAGAGCACCACGTCCGGGGCGGGCGAGGCCAACCGGACCGCCGAGGAGCTGTCCCGCCTCGCCGGTGACCTGAACCGGCTGGTGGAGCAGTTCCGGGTGTGACCGACGCCGCGGGCGCCCGCCCACCTCGGGTAGGCGCCCGTGCGGCAGGATCGGGATCGCGAGCCTGCCGCGACCGGTGGCAGGAATGAACGCGCGGGCGGCGGCGTTGCTCCCCATATTCGTCGCCCGGCGCGTCATGAGGAGGTCAGCAGCGTGCTCGACCCACAGGGTCTCTACGAGTTGGCAGACGACCTGCCCGGCCTCGACAGTCCGGTGCTGGTCCAGGCGCTCACCGGGTTCGTCGATGCCGGCAGCGCGATCCAACTGACCCGCGAACACCTGCTGGAGCAGCTCGACGGCAAGGTGGTCGCCACCTTCGACGTGGACCAGTTGCTCGACTACCGCTCGCGCCGCCCCACCATGGTCTTCGTCGAGGATCACTGGGAGAGCTACGAGCAGCCCAGCCTGGCCCTGCACCTGCTGCGCGACCGGCTCGGCACCCCGTTCCTGCTGTTGGCCGGCCCGGAGCCGGACCTGCAGTGGGAACGCTTCATCACCGCCGTGACCGACCTCGTGGAGCGCCTCGGGGTCCGGCTCACGGTCGGCCTCAACGCCATCCCGATGGCCGTGCCGCACACGCGGCCGGTCGGGGTGACCGCGCACGCCACGGATCAGCGGCTGCTCGGCGACCACGAGTCGTGGCTGCAGCGGGTGCAGGTGCCGGCCAGCGTCGGCAACCTGCTGGAGTTCCGCCTCGGCGCGGCCGGGCACGACGCCATGGGCTACGCCGCGCACGTCCCGCACTACCTCGCGCAGACCACCTATCCGGCGGCGGCGGAGCTGCTGCTGGACTCGGTGGCGGCCGGCACGGGGCTCGCGCTGCCGACCGGGCAGCTGCGCGACGCGGCCGCCCTGGTCCGCGAGGAGATCGACAAGCAGGTCGGCGAGGACGAGCAGGCCAGTCGCCTGGTCGCCGCGTTGGAACAGCAGTACGACGCGTTCGTGCGGGGCCGCGCCGGCAACCTGCTGGCCGGCTCGGGTGAGTCACTGCCCACGGCCGACGAGCTGGGGGCGGAGCTGGAGCGCTTCCTCGCCGAGCAGTCCCGCGACGGCGAATAGCGCCGAACTGGACCAAAGCCGCACCAACGGGGCGGGCGCTGCCGGATGATGGGGATCATCGCCGGACCCACCCACAGGAGCGGCCGTGAGCGTATTCCGGTCCACCACGGCCGACCAGGCGCGACCCATGCGCATCCCCCGCGACGTCGAAAACCTCGAAAAGCTCATCCTCGATCTCGACCAGGCGACCGACGAGGCGTCGACCTGGCGGATCACTGTCGACAGTACGGTCGAGGCCCAGGACTTCGCCTACGGTGCCGTCTGGCTCTCGGACGGCCGCGGCACGGTCACCCTGGAGTACGAGCAGGGCGCCATCGCGGCCGAACTGCAGGCCGCCATCGCCGCGCACGCCATGCCGGCGGACGCGGGCCTGGTCGGGCGGGCGCACCGGACGCGGCAGCCGCACTACGTCGACAACCTCGAGGGGTACGTCGACTGCCTGCGCTGCCAGGCCGCTGCCCAGGTCGGCATGCGCTCCGCGGTGGTCACCCCGGTGCTGCACGACAACGAGGCCATTGCGGTGTTCGAGTACTACTCGCCCGAACTGCTCAACGTCGACGGCCCCCGTACCGAAAAGTGGTCCGCCATCGCCCGCATCGCCGAGCAGGCCCGCCAGGCCGCGCTGGCGAACGCCGAACTGCGCCAGGCCGCCAGCGACCGCTACGCGGTGACCAACGTGGTCAGCGCCCTGGGCGAGGTCAACGACTCGGCGACGGCGCTGCGCACCGCCCTCGACAGCGTCCGCAGCGCCTTCGGCTGGGCCTACGGCTCCTACTGGGAGATCGACGAGACCGACCAGGTGCTGCGGTTCCGGTTCGAGTCCGGCACGGCCGGGGAGGAGTTCCGCAAGGTCACGCTCGCCGCCACGTTCGCCGAAGGGGTGGGCCTGTCCGGCCGGGCGTGGCGTACCGATGACCTGGTGTTCGTGCGCGACCTGGCCGACCTGACGGACTGCGTGCGGGCACCGGCGGCCCAGCGGGCCGGGGTCCGCTCCGGGGTCTGCCTGCCGATCCACCGGCACGGCCGGATCATCGGCACGATGGACTTCTTCACCACCGAGCCGGTCGACCTGTCGGAGTCGCGGGCGTCCGCGCTGCGCAACGTGGAGCAACTGGTCTCCCAGCGACTCGACATCGTCCGCGGCACCGAGCAGGCGGCGGACAACGCCAGTGCCCTGCTCGACACGGTCTCCCGGCTCCGCGCCGCCAGCGACGACGCCACCCGGGTGGCGCAGGAGGCCGTGAGCCGCGCGTCCGCGATGACCCAGGAGGTCGAGGCGCTGGGCCGGGCGTCCACGGCGATCGGCGACGTCATCAAGATCATTTCATCGATCGCGGACCAGACGAACCTGCTGGCCCTCAACGCCACCATCGAGGCGGCCCGCGCCGGAGAGGTGGGGCGCGGTTTCGCGGTGGTCGCGGGCGAGGTCAAGGACCTGGCCCGGGAGACCGCCGAGGCGACCCAGCGGGTCGCCGACCAGGTCACCGGCATTCAGCAGAGCGCGAAGACCGTGTCCTCCGGCATCCTGACCACCAGCGAGACGATCGGTCAGATGGACGCCGTGCAGGCCCGGATCAACGAGGTGCTGGAGGAACAGGCCATGATGGCGAACCGGTTGCACTAGCGGGCTACCGCCCGACCGGCAGCCAGTCCAGCACGGCCTGAATCTGCGCGTCCCAGTACGACCACTCGTGCGCGCCCGGCCCGAACTCCGCCTCCAGCGGCACGGCACGCTCGCGGCACGCGGCCACGAACCGGTGGTTCTGCTCGACCAGATGGTCCTCGGTGCCGCACCGCAGCATCAGCCGCGGCAGCCGCGCGGGATCGGCGCAGGACAGCAGGTGCAGCAGATCGTCGTCCGTGCCCGCGACCGGGTGGTCCCCGAAGACCCGGGCCGCCACCTCGTGCGTGTACGGCTGCCGGTAGATGGACGCGACATCGAGCGCGCCGGAGAGGCTGGCCGCGGCCGCGAACCGCTCGGGCTGGCGCAACGCCCACTTGAACGCGCCGTACCCGCCCATCGACAGACCGGCGACGAACGTGTCCGCCCGCTGGGTGGAGACCCGGAAGAACCCCGACACGACGGCGGGCAGTTCCTCGGACAGGAACGTCCAGAAGCGCCCGCCGTGCGCTTCGTCGGTGTAGAAGCTGCGGTGCACCTGTGGCATGACGACCGCGAGCCCGCGGGCGGCCGCGTACCGTTCGATGGAGGTGTACCGGGTCCAGGCGGTGTCGTCGTCGCTGAGGCCGTGCAGCAGGTACAGCACGGGTGGCGCCGCGTCGCCGCCGTGACCCGCCAGGCCGATCTGGCTGCTCGGTGACTGCGGCAGCAGCACCGTCATCGAGGTGCCGAGTTCCAGTACGTCGGAGAAGAAGTCACAACGGATCACGGCCATCTGGCCAGTCTCTGCCATGCCCGGCCGCGCACGCAGGTCGGGGCCCGCGTTCCCGCGAGATCGTGATGACGTCTGGCCAGGAGCTAACCCGAACTCATCAAGCTTTGGGGAGGCGGAGCTCCGGCCAACCCGGCTCCGGGCGGAAGCCGGTGTGTGTGCCGTCGAACGGGAAGTCTCCCGCCTCGATCAGCTTGACGACCCGCTCACCCTCGGCACGGATGTCAGCCGCCTGGTCGGCGTCGAAGTACAGCGGATTGCCGATCCGCAGGTCGAACTCCTCGACGTCCTTCCACTCCCACCGCCGCTGCGGATCCACGACGATGTCGAGGACCAGGTCGGCGGTGTCCACCCCGTCGGGCATCCGGACGTACGGGTCCTCGAGGTTGACGTACCAGGAGTCGAACTCGCCGTTCCGGAAGAACCACCAGACCGAGTGGGACGCGCCCGGCGGCATCAGCACCAGGATGTCGTAGTCCTGCCACGCGCGCACGACCAGCTTCGGATCGCGCATCTGGTCGACCGGCAGCTCGTGCTGGGTGTTGCCGTCGGCGTCGATGAGCCGGGCGAAGTCGCTGCCGGCCGGGTGCCAGAGCAGCAGCCCGGTCTCGTCGTCGCTGATCACCCGCATCGGCTGGACCCAGGTGTATCGGGCGGCGCGCCGGTAACGGCGAGTGATGACCTGGCCAGGCTCGAACGACATCGGCGCAGCCTAGCCGATCTTGACCTGGACCATCAGCCCGCGACCTCAGGCGCCGGAGGTCGTCCCGGCTCCGCCGCGCGCACGACCGGTCCGCGCCAGGCGTCATGTACGGCGCGGCGGAGCCGCTCCTCGGCGCCCTCCCGCACCCGCGCCATCGACCACCGCAGCATCGGCCCCGCCATCACCGAGGTGACGAGCGCGACCAGGACCACGACCGTGTAGGTGGTGGTGTTCAGCACGCCGAGCCGCAGGCCGGTCATGGCCACGACCACCTCCACCACCCCGCGCGAATTCATCGCCGCCCCGAGCGCGACACCCTCCCAGTGCCCCAGCCGGCTCGTCCGTGCCCCGAGGTAGGCGCCGGCGAACTTGCCGACGATCGCCACCGCGATGACGACGGCCGCCATCAGCAGCACACCGGGCCGGGCCAACGCGGTCAGGTCCATGCGGAAGCCGGCCATGACCAGGAACAGCGGCGCGAGCACCGAGTGGACGACCACGCGCAGCGGAGCCAGCCGCGCCGGGTCGGCCATGCCCGCCCGCAGCACGAGCAGGCCCGCCACGAAGGCGCCCAGCACCGGCTCCATGCCGAGCGCGTGCGATGCCGCGCCGGCCAGCAGCACGACCACCACGGCGGTCGCCACCGACGGGCCGGGCCCGGGCGAGCGGGCCGCCAACCGCATCACGCAACGTACGGCCGGCTGCCCGACCACGGCCGCCGCGGCGGCGAATCCCGCCACCGAGAGCACGGACAGCGCCACCAGGCCCGGGCTGATCCCCGTGGTGGCCATGGCCGCCACCACCGACAGCAGGAACCAGCCGACGGTGTCGTCCACCGCGGCGGCGATGAGCGCGAGCTGCCCGACGTCGCGATGCTGCAGGTTCAGGTCGGTCAGCGTCTTGGCGATGACCGGGATCGCGCTGACGCACATCGCAACGCCGAGGAAGAGCGCGAAGACGGTCCGGTCCGTGCCGCCGAGATACGCCGTCGGCAGCAGGTAGCCGGTGCCCACGCCCAACGCGAGCGGGATCAGGAGCCCGGCCACGCTCACCCGCGCGGCGGCGCCGCCGCGCCGGCGGATCAGCTGCCGGTCCAGCTCCATGCCGGTCAGCCCGACGAGCAGCAGCACCCCCAGCTGCGCCACGGCGTCCAGCAGGTGCACCTGCTCCGGATGGCGCGGCAGCAGCCAGGCGGAGACCGCGGGAGCCAGGTGGCCCAGGACCGAGGGTCCGGCGAGGACGCCGGCCAGCAGTTCGCCGACCACCCGGGGCAGGCGGAGCCGGGCCGCGAGCGCGCCCAGCAGCAGCGCCAGCGCCAGCAGCAGCGCGACCTGCAACAGGAACAGCAGCAGCTCGCCCGAGGGCAGGGGCGCGACCACGTCGGCCAGGGAGCTCACCACCGTGACGGCACCCCCGCCGGGCGGTTGGGAATGTCGTACCCGTCGATTAGAATGTATGTACGAAAACGGCTCCTGACCTGCGGGGAGATCACGTGACCACGCCCGTTGTGCCGCCCTCGGCGGCGTCCCGTCCGCACTCGTCCGTCCTCACGCTTCCGCCCTACACGACCATGCTCGGCTTCACCCGCTACGTGGCTCGCAACGGCCCCGCCAAGGCCCAGTTCGTCGGCGGGCTGCGCCGCCAGCGCGAGCGCCGGTCGGGGTTCAACCCGCACGGCCAGCTCGTCAAGGCCCTCAAGGCCGACGTCGCGTTCCACACCGGAGGCAGTTACCTGGCCGGGGTGACCGACCTGGTGAAGCCTCGGTGGCGCCCGCTCTACGAGGTGGTCAGCGCGGGCGCCGCGACCTACCTGCACTCGCTGGGCGACCCCGGCGATGTCAGCCTGGCCCAGACCCGTGATGCCCTCGCCTCGGTCGGCCCGCTTGCTGTCAAGATCAATCCGCACTTCGGACTACGTTTCGCCGACGGCCGCCGCGAGGCGGTACGCCTGCATTTCGACGAGGATCCGCCCTCCGCCGAGGCGGTCACCGCGACGCTGCACCTGATGGCGCGGCACATGGATCAGATCCTGCCGGAGGCGGAGCCCGTGCTGGTCGACCTGCGCCGGGGGGCGGTCCACCGCCTCGACCCGGCCGCCCGCACCGCCGACGTCGAGCGCTGGCTGGCCGGGGAGGCCGCCGCGTTCTCCGCCATCTGGACGGCCGTCGCGGCCTGAACCGTCCGACGCTGCCGGCCCTGCCCGCCGCCAGTCAGCGGGCAAGGCCGGCAGCCCAGGGTTCAGGCCAGCACTGGGTTCAGGCCAGCCCAGGGTTCAGGCCAGCCCGGGGTTCAGGCCAGCACGGGGTAGTCGGTGTAGCCCTTCGCGCCTCCGATGTAGAAGGTGGTCGCGTCCGGCTCGTTGAGCTCGGCGCCGCGCGTCCACCGCTGCACCAAGTCGGGGTTGGCGATGAACGGCCGCCCCACGGTCACG
Protein-coding regions in this window:
- a CDS encoding putative bifunctional diguanylate cyclase/phosphodiesterase; this encodes MTVEGQQVERLRPTPALVMAGAMVVVSITLFLGNLAGPWTPLFWNWVPSIGTAVAAAVVCWRTATGPGRDAVGRRFWRLQALAAVLIGLGASGDVRQAAAHPNGSGAQHDLPTTILYCLSMAVLLWAMLKLPVIRHERRERLLRFAGDALTVMVTVGLFAWYLTRHAVSASLAGSDALPVIVLATLALVGVAAVGKLAMSDLGGLDRITVRLLAGATAVGAFGAGLFPLFVDLPPGLRGSQMFTPATLLFLAFAADRQRRAAGVAPVERPRRRFGVLPYLAVAATDGLLLVISNAVGDGALVVALAAVCLTALVVFRQVNALRENGRLLRRLDANLVQLNQYQHQLTHRATHDGLTDLANRALFEQHTRDALAAVAAWGAEDSTLSLALIDLDDFKAINDRLGHAVGDAMLVVVAQRLRECVRAEDVVARLGGDEFGLLLHGLRGDEATEVLARITEALSRPVHALGYDLLVRASVGLAEAWPDASPQELLRRADLAMYAAKERGKGRHAVYDAELEQHQAADAQLGAELRQALDRGEFSLVYQPIVRLPDGKWTGVETLVRWTSPTRGFVGPDKFIPIAERTGLIVPLGDWILRTALRQAMAWVQQFGDDAPHEIGVNVSARQLREPGYAETVRDALAESGFDPERLVVEVTETAVFDGGVALDALQMLVTLGVKVALDDFGTGHSSLGLLRTCPADTLKVDKSFVDGIGGRSEEAVIATAMIQITNGLHLQAIAEGVETAEQADTLHRLGYRFAQGYHFSRPLSAQQLGDRLTESMLAQATLTTR
- a CDS encoding methyl-accepting chemotaxis protein, with product MTSHAFKAGGATRWIRNLPMYTKILLIVTVLSLVGAGVGAFAIVQMAGLSRTADGLYTGSVVPTQQLDQIAVDISATRTAVFNHGLTSSPSAKTRYEQEIKKIDAAFDRDVAAYRKVTVNPRHLDRLVAAWQEYRTVRDKQFVPASRRLAAPDVEQIGDNVLAPAAATATAYLTDLIAGESAQASADAAHARSRYATARTVTISVLVVGLGLAAIFGVLVARGLVTRVRRLSQVIRALADGDLTRTADVDSRDEVGLMGAELDRATQTLRATIAQISGSSQSLAGTAEQMAAISAQMASNAGHTSSRAEQVSAAAVEVSTNVDTVAVAAEEMTASIREIAGSATDAAGIARDAVQVAKAANTTMAKLGVSSSEVGDIVKVITSIAEQTNLLALNATIEAARAGEAGKGFAVVASEVKDLAQETAKATEEISSRIQAIQTDTGAAVSAIGEIADVIERINTYSDTIASAVEEQTATTSEIGRNVAGAAAGAAAITETITGVAGDAQSTTSGAGEANRTAEELSRLAGDLNRLVEQFRV
- a CDS encoding proteasome assembly chaperone family protein; the encoded protein is MLDPQGLYELADDLPGLDSPVLVQALTGFVDAGSAIQLTREHLLEQLDGKVVATFDVDQLLDYRSRRPTMVFVEDHWESYEQPSLALHLLRDRLGTPFLLLAGPEPDLQWERFITAVTDLVERLGVRLTVGLNAIPMAVPHTRPVGVTAHATDQRLLGDHESWLQRVQVPASVGNLLEFRLGAAGHDAMGYAAHVPHYLAQTTYPAAAELLLDSVAAGTGLALPTGQLRDAAALVREEIDKQVGEDEQASRLVAALEQQYDAFVRGRAGNLLAGSGESLPTADELGAELERFLAEQSRDGE
- a CDS encoding GAF domain-containing protein, giving the protein MSVFRSTTADQARPMRIPRDVENLEKLILDLDQATDEASTWRITVDSTVEAQDFAYGAVWLSDGRGTVTLEYEQGAIAAELQAAIAAHAMPADAGLVGRAHRTRQPHYVDNLEGYVDCLRCQAAAQVGMRSAVVTPVLHDNEAIAVFEYYSPELLNVDGPRTEKWSAIARIAEQARQAALANAELRQAASDRYAVTNVVSALGEVNDSATALRTALDSVRSAFGWAYGSYWEIDETDQVLRFRFESGTAGEEFRKVTLAATFAEGVGLSGRAWRTDDLVFVRDLADLTDCVRAPAAQRAGVRSGVCLPIHRHGRIIGTMDFFTTEPVDLSESRASALRNVEQLVSQRLDIVRGTEQAADNASALLDTVSRLRAASDDATRVAQEAVSRASAMTQEVEALGRASTAIGDVIKIISSIADQTNLLALNATIEAARAGEVGRGFAVVAGEVKDLARETAEATQRVADQVTGIQQSAKTVSSGILTTSETIGQMDAVQARINEVLEEQAMMANRLH
- a CDS encoding alpha/beta hydrolase, with the protein product MAVIRCDFFSDVLELGTSMTVLLPQSPSSQIGLAGHGGDAAPPVLYLLHGLSDDDTAWTRYTSIERYAAARGLAVVMPQVHRSFYTDEAHGGRFWTFLSEELPAVVSGFFRVSTQRADTFVAGLSMGGYGAFKWALRQPERFAAAASLSGALDVASIYRQPYTHEVAARVFGDHPVAGTDDDLLHLLSCADPARLPRLMLRCGTEDHLVEQNHRFVAACRERAVPLEAEFGPGAHEWSYWDAQIQAVLDWLPVGR
- a CDS encoding DUF402 domain-containing protein, yielding MSFEPGQVITRRYRRAARYTWVQPMRVISDDETGLLLWHPAGSDFARLIDADGNTQHELPVDQMRDPKLVVRAWQDYDILVLMPPGASHSVWWFFRNGEFDSWYVNLEDPYVRMPDGVDTADLVLDIVVDPQRRWEWKDVEEFDLRIGNPLYFDADQAADIRAEGERVVKLIEAGDFPFDGTHTGFRPEPGWPELRLPKA
- a CDS encoding cation:proton antiporter, producing MSSLADVVAPLPSGELLLFLLQVALLLALALLLGALAARLRLPRVVGELLAGVLAGPSVLGHLAPAVSAWLLPRHPEQVHLLDAVAQLGVLLLVGLTGMELDRQLIRRRGGAAARVSVAGLLIPLALGVGTGYLLPTAYLGGTDRTVFALFLGVAMCVSAIPVIAKTLTDLNLQHRDVGQLALIAAAVDDTVGWFLLSVVAAMATTGISPGLVALSVLSVAGFAAAAAVVGQPAVRCVMRLAARSPGPGPSVATAVVVVLLAGAASHALGMEPVLGAFVAGLLVLRAGMADPARLAPLRVVVHSVLAPLFLVMAGFRMDLTALARPGVLLMAAVVIAVAIVGKFAGAYLGARTSRLGHWEGVALGAAMNSRGVVEVVVAMTGLRLGVLNTTTYTVVVLVALVTSVMAGPMLRWSMARVREGAEERLRRAVHDAWRGPVVRAAEPGRPPAPEVAG